A region from the Bacillus sp. Marseille-P3661 genome encodes:
- a CDS encoding endolytic transglycosylase MltG, with protein sequence MDKHTARGLAIGLFFTAMILIVFKPIFALESSNVSNETILDQETITSFLEDNNLVVISKEEQVNMEQSDHSSQKENDESESEHSPKVADNDEELKQQVSKDNSEKETSKPEDQLFKITKGMLSSDVAFQLKKKGLIKNQGEFIKTLESKNGAKYIQIGEYKLNSSMSNDEIISAITRNRV encoded by the coding sequence GTGGATAAACATACTGCACGTGGTCTAGCAATTGGCTTATTTTTTACAGCCATGATTTTAATAGTTTTTAAGCCTATTTTTGCACTGGAATCTTCTAACGTCTCTAATGAAACAATTCTAGATCAAGAAACCATCACCTCGTTCCTAGAAGATAATAATTTAGTCGTCATTTCTAAAGAAGAGCAAGTAAATATGGAACAAAGTGATCATAGCTCACAAAAGGAAAACGATGAGTCTGAGTCAGAACATTCTCCAAAGGTTGCAGACAATGACGAAGAACTGAAACAACAAGTTTCTAAGGATAATTCAGAAAAAGAAACAAGTAAACCCGAGGATCAACTTTTTAAGATTACTAAAGGGATGTTAAGTAGTGATGTAGCCTTTCAATTGAAGAAGAAAGGCCTTATTAAAAACCAAGGAGAGTTCATTAAAACGCTCGAATCAAAGAATGGTGCCAAATATATACAAATTGGCGAATATAAACTAAATTCATCCATGAGCAATGATGAAATCATAAGCGCTATAACGAGAAATCGAGTTTAA
- the trmL gene encoding tRNA (uridine(34)/cytosine(34)/5-carboxymethylaminomethyluridine(34)-2'-O)-methyltransferase TrmL yields the protein MAIHVVLYQPDIPANTGNIALTCAATDTALHLIRPLGFSTDPEMLKRAGIDFWDSVNITYYDSLDDFFAKNEGEFYYIETFGEKAHSGFDFSDVSKDHYFMFGKETTGLPKDLLEKNKDHFLRIPMNTHVRSLNLSNTAAILVYEALRQQGYPNLK from the coding sequence TTGGCAATACATGTTGTACTATATCAACCTGATATTCCGGCTAATACTGGAAATATTGCACTTACTTGTGCAGCAACGGATACAGCCTTGCATTTAATCCGTCCACTTGGCTTTTCAACAGATCCAGAAATGCTAAAACGAGCTGGCATAGATTTCTGGGATTCTGTAAACATAACGTACTATGACTCGTTAGATGACTTTTTTGCAAAAAATGAGGGTGAGTTTTACTATATCGAGACTTTCGGTGAAAAAGCACATTCGGGCTTCGATTTCAGTGATGTATCAAAAGACCATTATTTTATGTTTGGAAAAGAAACAACAGGTTTACCAAAAGATTTACTAGAAAAAAATAAAGATCACTTTCTGAGAATACCAATGAATACTCATGTTCGTTCACTAAATCTTTCAAATACAGCTGCGATACTGGTATATGAGGCTCTGCGCCAGCAAGGATATCCAAATTTAAAATAA
- a CDS encoding DUF4256 domain-containing protein, translated as MTNGNKISNDKELSLEQREELLGALKARFEKNMGRHEGLDWDKVQAKLDANTEKLWSLNEMERTGGEPDVVGFDKKTDEYIFYDCSAESPKGRRSVCYDHEALESRKKHKPENSAINMATEMGIELLTEEQYRELQNLGNFDMKTSSWVQTPSDIRALGGALFCDYRFGHVFVYHNGADSYYAARGFRGSLRL; from the coding sequence ATGACAAATGGAAATAAAATCAGCAATGATAAGGAATTGTCACTAGAACAACGTGAAGAACTTCTCGGAGCCTTGAAAGCCCGTTTTGAGAAAAACATGGGCCGCCATGAAGGTCTAGATTGGGATAAAGTCCAAGCAAAGCTGGATGCTAATACTGAAAAACTATGGTCGCTTAATGAAATGGAAAGAACTGGCGGTGAGCCGGATGTTGTTGGTTTTGATAAAAAGACGGACGAGTACATTTTTTATGATTGTTCAGCGGAAAGTCCTAAAGGTCGCAGAAGTGTTTGTTATGACCATGAAGCGTTAGAGTCAAGGAAAAAACACAAACCAGAAAACAGCGCGATTAATATGGCAACTGAGATGGGGATTGAACTTTTAACAGAAGAACAATACCGGGAGCTGCAGAACCTTGGTAATTTTGATATGAAGACGTCGAGCTGGGTGCAAACACCCTCAGATATTAGAGCGCTAGGTGGTGCCCTTTTTTGCGATTATCGGTTCGGGCATGTCTTCGTGTATCACAATGGAGCAGATTCCTACTATGCCGCCAGAGGTTTTCGTGGCTCGTTAAGGCTCTAA
- a CDS encoding MBL fold metallo-hydrolase produces MNIQLIRNATIVVEYAGKKFLIDPMLAEKGAYPPLPNAPRQDQNNPLASLPTSIETIIQNIDAVIVTHLHPDHWDDAAIEALPKDIKLFSQNEEDAVQIRNAGFPNVEVLKEDTVFEGIQLIKTKGEHGRGEILKLAGLVCGVVFKHPTEKTLYVAGDTVWYDAVQEVIEIHKPEIIVVNGGDNQFLQGGSLVMGKDDIYEVYKAAPNAKIISVHMEAINHWTLSREELKSFANEKGISSNVLVPDDGESYSF; encoded by the coding sequence ATGAATATACAACTAATTCGAAATGCAACAATCGTTGTTGAATATGCAGGGAAAAAGTTTTTAATCGATCCAATGTTAGCCGAAAAAGGAGCTTACCCTCCTCTCCCAAATGCACCAAGACAAGATCAAAACAATCCTTTGGCAAGCTTACCAACATCCATTGAAACTATTATCCAGAATATCGATGCAGTCATCGTCACTCATCTGCATCCTGACCACTGGGATGATGCTGCTATCGAAGCATTGCCAAAAGATATAAAACTATTTAGTCAAAACGAAGAAGATGCTGTACAAATACGTAACGCTGGCTTTCCAAATGTAGAAGTATTAAAAGAGGATACAGTCTTTGAAGGTATTCAATTAATTAAAACAAAAGGCGAGCATGGCAGAGGCGAAATCTTAAAACTTGCTGGTTTAGTATGCGGGGTTGTCTTTAAACACCCAACGGAGAAAACATTATATGTTGCTGGAGATACAGTTTGGTATGATGCTGTACAGGAAGTAATTGAAATACACAAACCAGAAATCATTGTGGTCAATGGCGGGGATAATCAATTCCTACAAGGCGGATCTCTAGTAATGGGTAAAGATGACATTTATGAAGTTTATAAAGCTGCACCTAACGCAAAAATTATTTCAGTCCATATGGAAGCAATCAATCATTGGACATTATCGAGAGAAGAATTAAAAAGCTTTGCTAACGAAAAAGGAATTTCTTCTAATGTTTTAGTACCAGATGATGGAGAATCCTACTCATTTTAA
- the proC gene encoding pyrroline-5-carboxylate reductase encodes MRIGFIGFGNMAQALANGLVYKNAISPEQIYASAKNWDKLCENTMSKGFIPCRNSLELVEHVDMVVIAVKPNLVKEVITPIKEYLVDKIVISVVVNFTFDDYEEILAPNTHHLSTLPNTPVSIGDGIIVCETKSSLTAEEYDSFANLFSQIALIENVDTKNLGIAGTISGCGPAFTSMYIEALSDAAVLHGLPRDISYKLASKMVVGTGNLQLQSNTHPGVMKDEVCSPGGTTIVGVTTLERKGFRSSVIDAIAEIQKK; translated from the coding sequence ATGCGAATAGGATTTATAGGATTTGGAAACATGGCGCAAGCACTTGCCAATGGATTGGTTTATAAAAATGCAATTAGTCCTGAACAGATATACGCCAGTGCAAAGAATTGGGATAAATTATGTGAAAATACTATGTCTAAAGGATTTATACCTTGTAGAAATTCATTGGAATTAGTGGAACATGTAGATATGGTTGTGATAGCTGTGAAACCAAATCTTGTTAAAGAGGTTATTACACCTATAAAAGAATACCTAGTGGATAAGATCGTAATTTCGGTGGTCGTAAACTTTACGTTTGACGATTATGAAGAGATATTAGCTCCAAATACTCATCATTTAAGTACATTGCCAAATACCCCGGTATCAATTGGAGATGGAATCATTGTTTGTGAAACTAAAAGCTCATTAACAGCTGAAGAGTATGACTCCTTTGCCAATTTATTTTCGCAAATTGCACTTATTGAAAATGTTGATACCAAAAATTTAGGGATTGCAGGTACCATTAGTGGTTGCGGTCCAGCTTTTACAAGCATGTACATAGAAGCCCTATCCGATGCTGCAGTACTGCATGGTCTACCGAGGGACATCTCATATAAGTTAGCAAGTAAAATGGTAGTTGGAACAGGAAATTTACAATTGCAATCGAATACGCATCCAGGAGTCATGAAAGATGAAGTATGTTCTCCAGGCGGCACAACTATAGTGGGGGTGACCACTTTGGAAAGAAAGGGTTTCCGTAGTTCCGTAATAGATGCGATAGCTGAAATTCAAAAAAAGTAA
- a CDS encoding Lrp/AsnC family transcriptional regulator codes for MLDSTDILILDELSKNSRITMKELGEKVHLTGPATSARVAKLEDSGIIEGYTIKVNQVKMGFSVHAIIHIFTKSTNHQPYLSFIKKQDPYIINNYKVSGESCYLLECKFPSNEILDEFLTDISNYVSYKLSIVINK; via the coding sequence ATGTTAGATAGTACAGATATTCTGATTTTAGATGAACTTTCCAAGAACAGTCGGATTACAATGAAGGAATTAGGCGAGAAAGTCCACTTGACTGGACCAGCTACATCCGCAAGGGTGGCAAAATTAGAAGATAGTGGAATTATTGAAGGCTATACGATTAAAGTGAATCAAGTAAAAATGGGGTTTTCTGTGCACGCAATTATTCATATTTTTACTAAAAGCACCAATCATCAACCTTATTTATCGTTTATAAAAAAACAAGATCCATATATCATAAACAACTACAAAGTTAGTGGAGAAAGTTGTTACCTTCTCGAATGCAAGTTTCCATCCAATGAAATATTAGATGAATTTTTGACTGACATAAGTAATTATGTAAGCTATAAATTATCGATTGTGATTAATAAATAG